The sequence AGGCTCAAATCCCACAGGACAGGACATCCTCTGGGGAGCCTCCGCAGCTCTTCTTAACCGTATGGAGGCTGCTGGCTTTGGCCGCAGCTCCACGCCTTTGGACATCCCTGCCAACCTCCGCCGCATGTTGCCAAAAATGTCTTTTGCAAGACGTCGGCCCGAGCTGGGCTTTAGTTCAGCTGGTTCTGGTAAATCAGGTAGGTCCATCCAGTTCTTAATGAGGTCAGCAAAGCTGTTGTCCCCCAGAACCAGGGGTTGTCTGTTCCTGCTGCGGCTCAGCAGAGATGTGGTCCAGTCCTCTGAATCACTCGCTTCAAAAGATGTCCAGCGCTCCAGGCAGATGTCAGATGTTGACTTCGGCCGGGCACGGCTGGAGGTTCCTCTGTTTGTTCGGACGCAGGCGGAGTTGGAGACGCGCACGTTTCTGGTCCTTCTCAGCACCACACCTTCATCATGCCAAGAAGCCTCAGAGAAACCAGAGTCTAAATCCACACTTTTCTCACTGCCAGGGGAACCCTGCGCCAGCCGAGAGGGCTCCTGctgctcttcctcctcctccagcgggtTGGCTAGGCAGCAGGCAGAGTCATAGGTGCTGGCATCGCTGGCGTCGGACGCACGAAGTCGGGTGAGTCGCTCCTGCTGCAATCTTTGTTTGCAGAGCCTTGTGACAGCAAAAGACTGGCTACTCGGCTCACTCAGTGGCCTTGGCCTGCTTATCTGCTTCAGGTCCTGCAAGGACCTCATCATCGACTGCATTTGATCCTGGAGGCAGTTGGTGGAGTTTCCCAAGCACAGCTGCACATTGAGAAAACAGACAAATATTTAATTACCTATGCAAAACTAATTACAATCAGCATTTCAACAACAACACATTTAACATAGTGCCTCGAAAAAGAACTTCACACTTcatcatgttgcaaccacaaacttattaatattttataaggattttatgtggtaggccaacacaaagtggtaaacAATTTAGCTCATTCTTCACTCCAAAACAGCTCAAGAttggtcagattggatgaagagcgtCTGCAAATAGCAGTTTTCAAGTCAAGACACAAAGAGTCTCAAATAGATTTAGCTGTAAGGTTTTGCTCCAGGATTACAATGTTCCAAGCATCTTttaatcaactctgaccagcttctctgctccttatgaagaaaagcatccccacagcattatactgccactaccatgttgaTTGAACAGCACTCTGTAAAacgttcaaagcttgggataacCTTTTAGAATAAAACATTACTAAAAACTTAACTTTATCcagatctgtctgctgtgttccttggtctttatgatgctcactaatgttctccaagaaATCTTTGGGgctttcacagagcagctgtatttctactgagattaaatcacactCCGGTGTAAATTCCACAACCAGTAAGATCACTTGCATCTATAGGCACATTTAAATAACTCCTGATAAACATCTGAGCAGCTTTATGAACTCCATCACATGCATTATGAGCCAGAAATCACAGCGCAGGATGCACATTTCTaaactgacataaaaaaaacaaagtggagCTGAATCTGGACTGCAGCGTCTTGGCTCACATATCCTCCCTTGACTCCTTCAGCCCACAGGATGTTGACCGCTGTGTTTAATACAGCAGGAAATGACGGCAACCTCATGGAATTACACACACATCTTGCAGGCAGTGTGGATAATCCCCGTTTCCTAATGCTTTATATCTcttcagtaaaaacaaaatctatatAAAGCAGGCATATTCTGCTTTATATAGATTTTGAAGGGcccaaagttgttttttttttttttattttccctaaACCAGAGTCAGCAAGGACACCACAATACCATGATGTTATCACAGCTGTGGGTACTGGACCATTTGGCCCTGAAGACCGACTTATGAGACATAGAAAGACACCCACAGGGACTCTGCTGCTTTTTAAAGACCCACCGTTCTTCTTGGCTGCTTTCACACAATGAGGAAAGGTAATTCAGTTACAGTAGATGCGTTTGGCTGGGACACTTTGGTGTGCATAAACTATAATTTGTGGGGGGCAACATGCCAGTGGCTCACATAgaattgaagaaaaactgaaaaggtgACAATTTTGGCATTAACTCAGATCTTTGTAAGTTAGACCTaaacagtgtgtttttgtctaaaAAGCAATCAAGAAGTGGAAACAGAATAAAGTGAGCAAAACTTACCATCtgttgtaaacaaaaacaaaaaataaaattggtgaCGTTTTAAACCCCAGTTATGTCCTctgaaagggaaaaaataaaatttagccAAATAACAAAGATAATTACCCTCTTTCTAAACTTTGCGTCAAGCACAAGACTACCATACCTTAAACTTAATTCAAGGGCAATAAACGTCCGAACACATGCAAGCCGATTCCCACCGAAGATGTCTCTCCCACCATCTACTCTCTCCTCTGAGACTGATGAAGGTCTGTCGGCTCAATTTGAGCGATCTAAACGTTTCTGCTACAGCCAATCAGCGCCGAGCACTGACAACCCAGCCAATAGGAGGCTGCCTTTAAGAAACTCTTCGGAACAATAACTACAGCGTGTGTTGCTGTGTGTAAACTTCACCGTATCTAGTCTGACTGCTGTGACTCCACATCTGGAACTAGGCATCAGGAATCCAGATGTGTAGCACAACATGAGCTACATTTATTATTCAGAATCactttttttcagttaattatGGTGTATGCAGCTGGttgtttaaaattgtattaaaaGTTACCGTTTATTATAATATAATTTGACTTCTTAATTTCGTAATTTCTCAATAGAAAAATATAACCTGATTCGTTTCACACTGGTTACAACATTGATATCACTATTCTTCCACGTCTAATAACTACTGAATCGTGATTCTACTTACAACACTGCACACAGTCGAGTTTCTGAGTTAAAATGCTGTCGGATTTAATTAAGAATCAGCGCCAGCCTCAGTGCAGCGCAAAGTTATGTCGCTGACTTTCACTTGGTGGGTAAATTCAACAGCGCCACCTGCTGGATTTTCTTCCCTCTGCCTAAACTGTTCCCAAATGTTGCGAGTGATTTCCAGGCCAGTTTTGGCTGTCTGTTCAAACATGGAATCTCAGTGAGTACCTCAAGAACTATAATACGGAAAATTACGATTTCAAGGCCTGATGTGGTGGATTAACCAAAAGCTGAGAGATATGTTTAGgtgaatctcagtaaatttaaatattatcgaaaagtaaatttatttcagttattccGTTCACAATGTCACTCATATTAAAgttattacacacagagtgatatatttcagatgtttatttctgttaattttatatttaggctcacagctaataaaaagcaaaaattcaCTTACCCAGAAAATAAGGATATGACTTTTTGAAGACAGATTTATAACACAGAGATGTTATGTTAATGACCTACACAATTAATGAGAAgactgacttgacagttgtccagccaGTCATCAACATCCCGCACAAAGcaggtaagccacaaaaggtaatTGCTAGAGAAGCATGACTGTTTACAATGCTGTATCCAAACATGAGAATGTGCCGTTTAGTTGAAGGAAAGGTTTGGCAAAAAACGTGCACAAGAGACAGGGATTATCACACctttgagaggattgtgaatcAAAGCCCGTTCAAGAGTTTGTGGGAGATTGACCAGGTGTGGAGTGCAGCTGGACATGAGATGCAACTGACACCTTGCTTGTGTTGAGACAAAAATCTTCAGCTCACAGGTTTTTCTGTAGGATTTAGGTCTTGATAGAATAATGACCATGGAGGAAGAATCAGAATATCCTTGTTTGTCGGTGTCACAAGTTCAAAACATTTGCTTGTTCAGTGGATGAGCTGTAAATAATGtatataaaatagaaaaatagataGTTGATGCTGTGTCATTCTCTGTGGcaatttggctgtatgttttacatttctgtcagAGTCCACCACATTTGTAACAAAAGTCTTTCTTTATTTCAAGGAGTTCATGATGTCATACTCACTGATGTGGTTCCCAGGGCCtttagaagagaaacaggcccacagcatcacatatcCTCCACCATACAGTGGGCATGAGGGCATTTTTCACCAATTCCCCCTATGTCTCATACCAGACCTACCTGGagtgtttgcaaaaaaaagtcCCAGAACAGCTTGGCAAACTCAGCCTGCTTGTAATGGTAGGAGAGAAGATGCTATTTTCTGGCATCATTCTGAAACAACAGCTTAGCATGTTGATAGCATCTAATGGTTGTCATAAAGACTTTGTGACCTCAAGATGCCACTCTTTTCCAAAATGCATTAACAATAAGCTttggagacttttttttttttttacacttcacTTAGCATCCTGCTAACAGTGCTCTGTGGTGGGATAAATAAGGGTTCTGGTCCAGCCAGTAACTAAGAGAAATAGACATTTATGTCACCTCATATGTAAAGCTTTATCAATAACCTTAAGTCACTGATTACTAAATAATAGTTCTTAGAGGCTCTGATCAACCTTAAAAAGTACAGCATGAATGACAAATAAGAAA comes from Girardinichthys multiradiatus isolate DD_20200921_A chromosome 20, DD_fGirMul_XY1, whole genome shotgun sequence and encodes:
- the inka1b gene encoding PAK4-inhibitor inka2 gives rise to the protein MLCLGNSTNCLQDQMQSMMRSLQDLKQISRPRPLSEPSSQSFAVTRLCKQRLQQERLTRLRASDASDASTYDSACCLANPLEEEEEQQEPSRLAQGSPGSEKSVDLDSGFSEASWHDEGVVLRRTRNVRVSNSACVRTNRGTSSRARPKSTSDICLERWTSFEASDSEDWTTSLLSRSRNRQPLVLGDNSFADLIKNWMDLPDLPEPAELKPSSGRRLAKDIFGNMRRRLAGMSKGVELRPKPAASIRLRRAAEAPQRMSCPVGFEPLKPFFHQSHTGLHQLDTDFYRFSALMKTGSRQPIICNDIIGYI